One region of Pseudoalteromonas sp. R3 genomic DNA includes:
- a CDS encoding condensation domain-containing protein, giving the protein MIAQLVKSAADQGVYLYAKEGALHFDLTVAEFPATLKQDIIANKAEIIAFLSHAQSADSESQRPQPGHYPDGCVLSYTQQRFWLLEQMQSGQSQYNMPVALNVEGALELTLVEKVLSTIVARHQILRTVYREQDDEVRQHVLQNSDVTLSFVDLSDCEGEQQQAQLSQCLLEEAQRPFDLTQQLSIRGQYLKLQGTGHTQQGVLLLTLHHIASDGWSMDVLINEFVTLYRAYSAEQVNPLPELALQYADFAVWQRDKMQGGEFEKQLTYWQQALEDAPLAHSLPTQHHRPEVKQTQGAHVTATLPAYVAQQLGEVARQAHLSPFMLMHAVLGVVLSRHSNQSDIVIGTPVANRADEALSPLIGCFVNTLALRLNTCHSTLAEYFAHVRQVHMNAQVNQDVPFEQLIDALNLPRTSSYTPLVQIMLTTNDKFTDGADESSLLNLPDLSLSPLQGSHPAIKFDMEIALNISDKQIETIWNYDVALFDAEFVEQLSEHFNNALIALADMSAQTRSTLPLNRLSILGDKLESYLIDGLNNNAADYPLEQCIHEIFEQQAMQTPDQIAVKFGSKQLTYRELNERANQLAHFLTREYQVTRIPLLACVLSARWK; this is encoded by the coding sequence ATGATTGCACAATTAGTTAAATCGGCAGCAGACCAAGGCGTTTATCTGTATGCCAAAGAGGGCGCGTTACATTTTGACCTGACGGTGGCCGAATTTCCGGCCACGCTGAAGCAGGACATCATAGCAAACAAGGCCGAAATCATCGCATTTCTGTCTCATGCACAAAGCGCAGACAGCGAGTCGCAAAGGCCGCAACCCGGACACTATCCGGATGGCTGCGTCCTCTCTTATACTCAGCAGCGCTTCTGGCTGCTGGAGCAAATGCAATCAGGTCAAAGTCAATACAATATGCCTGTTGCGCTGAATGTTGAAGGCGCACTGGAACTGACTTTGGTTGAAAAGGTGCTCAGCACTATCGTGGCACGCCATCAGATCCTGCGCACCGTTTATCGTGAGCAGGATGATGAAGTGCGTCAGCATGTTTTGCAAAACAGTGATGTTACTCTGAGCTTTGTCGATCTCAGTGACTGTGAAGGTGAGCAACAGCAGGCGCAGCTGTCTCAGTGTCTGCTTGAAGAGGCGCAGCGTCCATTTGATTTGACCCAACAACTTTCGATCCGCGGTCAGTATCTCAAGCTTCAGGGAACCGGCCATACTCAGCAAGGCGTGTTGTTGCTGACGCTGCACCACATTGCTTCTGACGGCTGGTCTATGGATGTATTGATCAATGAGTTTGTGACTCTGTATCGGGCCTATTCAGCTGAGCAGGTAAACCCGTTACCTGAACTGGCACTGCAATACGCCGACTTTGCCGTGTGGCAAAGAGACAAAATGCAGGGCGGCGAATTTGAGAAGCAACTGACATACTGGCAGCAGGCGCTGGAAGATGCACCGCTGGCACACAGCCTGCCGACCCAGCATCATCGCCCGGAAGTAAAACAAACACAGGGGGCACATGTCACTGCCACCTTGCCTGCGTATGTAGCACAGCAACTGGGCGAGGTAGCCAGACAGGCTCATCTGAGCCCGTTTATGTTGATGCACGCTGTTTTGGGTGTGGTACTTAGCCGTCACAGCAACCAGTCAGATATTGTCATTGGCACGCCGGTAGCAAACCGCGCCGATGAGGCTCTGAGCCCGTTGATTGGTTGTTTTGTCAATACCCTGGCACTGCGCCTGAACACCTGTCACAGCACTCTGGCCGAGTACTTTGCTCATGTTCGTCAGGTGCATATGAACGCCCAGGTCAATCAGGACGTGCCTTTTGAGCAGCTCATTGATGCCTTGAATCTGCCACGTACTTCGTCTTATACGCCTTTGGTGCAGATCATGCTGACCACCAATGACAAGTTTACCGACGGCGCCGATGAATCATCTTTACTGAATCTGCCAGACTTGAGCCTGTCTCCGCTTCAGGGCAGTCATCCGGCCATCAAATTCGATATGGAAATTGCGCTGAATATCAGCGATAAGCAGATTGAGACCATCTGGAACTACGACGTGGCCTTGTTCGACGCTGAATTTGTAGAGCAGCTAAGTGAACACTTTAACAATGCCCTGATAGCTCTGGCAGATATGTCTGCTCAGACACGTAGCACCTTGCCTTTGAATCGTCTGTCTATTCTGGGTGACAAGCTCGAATCCTATCTGATCGATGGTCTGAATAACAATGCTGCTGATTATCCTCTCGAGCAGTGTATTCATGAGATATTTGAGCAGCAGGCGATGCAGACGCCTGATCAGATTGCCGTTAAGTTTGGCAGTAAACAGCTGACCTATCGTGAGCTTAATGAGCGTGCCAACCAGCTCGCCCATTTCCTGACTCGTGAATATCAGGTTACCCGGATACCTTTATTGGCTTGTGTGTTGAGCGCTCGCTGGAAATGA
- a CDS encoding non-ribosomal peptide synthetase, with the protein MIIGTLAILKAGAAYVPLDPAYPRQRVTYMMENSGVKIILSTHFIIEQLDLTDYHSICIDGLGNAQVVQTFVDYPTYNPSELVKGLTSSNLAYAIYTSGSTGKPKGVLLEHKGIVNIAFNHRHYLKVDEQSKVLHFASMSFDAGTWEYVMALLSGATLVIADSVQRLSPESITQLLHSEAITHVLLPPAFLAMMEFRDDLALKALAVGGEACDQEVVEQWGGSYRMVNAYGPTEISICATWAELRPGQKVTIGKPLKNTSAFVLDSNQALLSPGVVGELYISGVGLARGYHQLPEQTAERFVPNPYFDGHNKCVTETLYKTGDLVRYLPDGELEYLGRIDQQVKIRGFRIEISEIEGLLSECLDVDAAVVTVVTSATGAKHLVAYVQLSNQIAVNTASGHENINDSQAAIQRIKTELADRLPDYMVPGMFVPVSQWPLTSNGKIDKRALPEPDMTAIEGEYIAPETSSEKRLVVIWAQLLHLQESEISTSANFFALGGHSLLVSKLVRAITSDPELQLQQIDMQDIFTAQSLAQLAQHIDLLRMQQLNAQAADSICDQDLVEDGEI; encoded by the coding sequence ATGATCATAGGTACTCTGGCTATCCTCAAAGCCGGTGCGGCATACGTACCACTGGATCCGGCCTATCCGCGTCAGCGTGTCACCTATATGATGGAAAATTCCGGTGTTAAAATCATCCTTTCAACGCACTTTATTATCGAACAACTGGATTTAACCGATTACCACAGCATTTGTATTGACGGACTTGGTAATGCACAAGTGGTTCAGACCTTTGTTGATTACCCCACCTATAATCCAAGTGAGTTGGTAAAGGGGCTGACGTCGTCAAATCTGGCCTATGCCATTTACACCTCGGGCTCGACGGGTAAGCCGAAGGGCGTGCTGCTTGAGCATAAGGGGATAGTGAATATTGCGTTTAACCACCGTCACTACCTGAAAGTAGATGAGCAAAGCAAGGTCTTACATTTTGCTTCTATGAGCTTTGATGCAGGGACCTGGGAATATGTGATGGCGTTGTTGAGTGGCGCCACTTTGGTCATTGCTGACAGTGTTCAGCGTTTGTCTCCGGAGAGTATTACTCAGTTACTTCACAGCGAAGCCATTACCCATGTGCTGTTGCCTCCGGCATTTCTGGCCATGATGGAGTTTCGTGATGACTTAGCACTTAAAGCGCTGGCTGTGGGTGGAGAAGCCTGTGATCAGGAAGTGGTTGAGCAGTGGGGGGGCTCCTACCGGATGGTCAATGCCTACGGCCCGACTGAGATCTCTATCTGTGCAACCTGGGCTGAATTGCGTCCCGGGCAGAAAGTCACCATAGGTAAGCCCCTGAAAAATACCAGTGCCTTTGTGCTGGACAGTAATCAGGCCTTGTTGTCACCGGGGGTAGTCGGTGAGCTGTACATCAGTGGTGTTGGTCTGGCGCGGGGTTATCACCAGTTACCTGAGCAAACCGCTGAGCGATTTGTGCCGAATCCTTATTTCGATGGCCACAATAAATGTGTAACCGAAACCTTGTATAAAACAGGGGACCTGGTCCGATATTTACCCGATGGCGAGCTGGAATATCTGGGGCGTATCGACCAGCAGGTCAAGATCCGGGGCTTCAGAATCGAAATCAGTGAAATAGAAGGTTTACTGAGTGAGTGTCTTGATGTGGATGCCGCGGTGGTCACTGTTGTGACCAGTGCAACGGGAGCCAAACACTTAGTGGCCTATGTGCAGCTTAGCAACCAAATCGCTGTTAATACGGCCTCTGGCCATGAAAATATTAATGACAGTCAGGCTGCAATCCAGCGGATCAAAACAGAACTGGCAGACAGACTCCCTGATTACATGGTACCCGGGATGTTTGTGCCAGTATCACAGTGGCCTTTGACCAGTAATGGCAAGATTGATAAGCGCGCACTGCCTGAGCCGGACATGACCGCGATTGAAGGGGAGTACATAGCGCCCGAAACCAGCAGCGAAAAGCGTTTGGTGGTTATCTGGGCGCAGTTACTGCATTTGCAGGAAAGTGAAATCAGTACCTCAGCCAATTTCTTTGCGCTGGGTGGTCACTCCCTGCTGGTTAGTAAGCTGGTCAGAGCTATCACGTCGGACCCGGAATTACAGCTACAACAGATAGACATGCAGGACATTTTTACGGCGCAGTCGCTGGCCCAGCTGGCCCAGCACATTGACTTGCTGCGAATGCAACAGCTCAATGCGCAGGCGGCAGACAGTATCTGCGATCAGGATTTAGTTGAGGATGGTGAGATTTAA